A genomic segment from Pseudalkalibacillus hwajinpoensis encodes:
- a CDS encoding TlpA family protein disulfide reductase, with amino-acid sequence MKKFFLIFGISLVVFILGAGIWAYNNPQAAIELVFDMGGIEEGEDMPVISGREVEHGTASIDEYLGNEFVVMIGRVDCDVCKESYQTLEKLDKNFPETPFVMIGEGEQTEYAKVKKNHNFTFPIISASEDIKKEMNFKTFPVFYLVDEEGKVAQRLNGYDKKQLEDLLGDAS; translated from the coding sequence ATGAAGAAATTTTTTCTGATTTTTGGAATTAGTCTGGTTGTTTTTATCCTTGGGGCCGGAATTTGGGCTTACAATAATCCTCAAGCCGCAATTGAACTTGTGTTTGATATGGGTGGTATAGAAGAAGGAGAAGATATGCCGGTGATAAGTGGAAGAGAAGTAGAGCATGGAACTGCTTCTATAGACGAGTATCTAGGAAATGAGTTTGTAGTAATGATCGGGCGTGTTGACTGCGATGTTTGTAAGGAATCATATCAAACTCTTGAAAAGTTAGACAAGAATTTTCCTGAAACACCCTTTGTGATGATTGGTGAAGGCGAACAGACTGAATATGCTAAAGTTAAGAAAAATCATAACTTTACCTTTCCAATCATTTCTGCAAGCGAAGATATTAAAAAAGAAATGAACTTCAAGACTTTTCCAGTATTCTATTTAGTTGATGAAGAGGGGAAGGTTGCTCAAAGACTCAATGGTTATGATAAAAAACAGCTAGAGGATCTTTTAGGAGATGCTTCATGA
- a CDS encoding vitamin K epoxide reductase family protein yields the protein MMLKRSVSVFLLQTISIIGLLVSIYLLLAHLSSSFFCPIGDCVKVNDSQYASLAGIPLPILGLIFYTTLFISTFLIRFSHLIIIPKIVLISGLLFSIYLTYLEVFIIQAVCFWCVISFLLVITATFIVFSKQPKQA from the coding sequence ATGATGCTAAAAAGAAGTGTAAGCGTGTTTTTATTACAAACTATTTCAATCATCGGTTTATTGGTTTCCATTTATCTTTTGTTAGCTCATTTGTCCAGCAGTTTTTTCTGTCCCATCGGAGATTGTGTGAAAGTAAATGATAGTCAGTATGCAAGTTTAGCAGGGATACCATTACCGATTTTAGGATTAATTTTCTACACAACTTTATTCATTTCAACGTTTTTAATACGTTTTAGCCACCTTATCATTATTCCTAAAATTGTTTTGATATCAGGTTTGTTATTCTCTATCTATCTCACATATCTTGAGGTTTTTATTATTCAGGCAGTTTGTTTTTGGTGTGTTATCTCTTTTCTGTTAGTGATTACTGCTACTTTCATTGTGTTTAGCAAACAACCTAAACAGGCATAG
- a CDS encoding AAA family ATPase has protein sequence MNNTQTFIETKEYKRFAEFCDACIKYQYMGICYGLPGVGKTLSARQYARWDYLDKQINYEKVEFIDAHAEEKFLDCHALFYTSPPVSATKLTGAIHVIGMRLNIVKDVYRVHIGEKELNTSNAFEGINLIIVDEIDRLKLQHLEQLRDIYDQHDLAMIFIGMPGIEKRLARYPQLYSRIGFAHEYQKLSKDEMHHILEYKWDELGISIKREDFSDYEALTSIMKVTNGDFRLIHRIFTQIERILEINHLTSITTEVIEAARNSLVIGHN, from the coding sequence ATGAATAACACACAAACATTTATTGAAACGAAGGAATATAAGCGATTCGCAGAGTTTTGTGATGCCTGTATCAAGTATCAATATATGGGAATTTGTTATGGTCTACCTGGTGTGGGGAAAACATTGTCTGCTAGACAGTATGCACGGTGGGATTACCTCGACAAGCAGATCAACTATGAAAAAGTTGAATTTATAGACGCTCATGCTGAAGAAAAATTTTTAGATTGTCATGCGCTTTTTTATACTTCCCCACCTGTTAGTGCAACGAAATTAACTGGTGCCATTCATGTGATAGGGATGCGATTAAATATAGTGAAAGACGTCTACCGGGTACATATTGGAGAGAAGGAATTAAATACTTCGAACGCTTTTGAAGGGATTAACTTAATTATAGTGGATGAAATCGATCGTCTGAAACTACAACACTTAGAACAACTTCGTGACATCTATGACCAACATGACTTAGCCATGATATTCATAGGGATGCCAGGGATTGAAAAAAGGTTAGCACGTTATCCCCAGCTTTATTCCCGCATTGGTTTTGCACATGAATATCAGAAACTCAGTAAAGACGAGATGCACCATATTTTAGAATATAAATGGGATGAATTAGGTATCTCCATTAAACGAGAGGACTTTTCCGATTACGAGGCGCTCACAAGCATAATGAAAGTTACAAATGGGGATTTTAGACTGATTCACCGGATATTTACTCAAATTGAACGTATTCTCGAAATAAATCACCTTACATCAATTACCACCGAAGTAATAGAAGCTGCACGAAATAGTTTAGTGATTGGACATAATTAA
- a CDS encoding Mu transposase C-terminal domain-containing protein has product MTLKELDEKLADFIVYDYHNRTHGTTKKAPIHAWNETGFLPNMPENLESLDLLLLHVAKARKVHSDGIHFQGLRYIDVTLAAYVGETVVIRYDPRDLAEIRVFYEDHYLCTAISPEISDFTVDLKDIISARNKRKRSLKNQIIPEKTLIEEIVLSKQSQLKSGSEKPEPIKSKLKRYFNE; this is encoded by the coding sequence TTGACGTTGAAAGAATTGGATGAAAAATTAGCCGATTTTATTGTGTACGATTATCATAATCGTACTCATGGAACAACTAAAAAAGCACCGATTCATGCTTGGAATGAGACAGGATTTTTACCAAATATGCCGGAAAATTTAGAAAGTCTGGACCTATTACTGCTACATGTTGCCAAAGCAAGAAAAGTACATTCGGACGGGATTCATTTCCAAGGGCTAAGATATATTGATGTCACACTTGCTGCGTACGTTGGAGAAACGGTTGTGATTCGTTACGACCCACGAGACCTTGCTGAAATAAGAGTTTTTTACGAAGATCACTATTTATGTACTGCTATTTCTCCTGAAATTTCCGATTTTACAGTGGATTTAAAAGACATTATTTCTGCTAGAAATAAACGAAAACGTTCTTTAAAAAATCAAATCATCCCAGAGAAAACCCTCATTGAAGAAATTGTCCTGTCTAAACAAAGCCAATTAAAATCAGGTTCGGAGAAACCCGAGCCAATCAAATCAAAATTGAAGAGGTATTTCAATGAATAA
- the bioW gene encoding 6-carboxyhexanoate--CoA ligase, with protein MQGRKYYSVRMRAAKDGSHEQGGNHISGGELLSTFSDINYAVNSLLKKGLTHSRGRPDFMQIQFECINEPIKLVHPLKIETNEVESAEKGQALARKLLQQLGIPRKSIEKAYKLITENSGMRGAILFDIHLGERIDDRNEKGVRVSRMDWLDADFEKWADHFEVPRSPKVKEALVLAGKASNHPATIAELCWSDDPDYITGYVASKKLGYQRITKLKEFGDERGCRIFFVDCLEALDSYIHYLEKQPVFIQWEE; from the coding sequence ATGCAAGGGCGAAAGTATTACAGCGTTAGAATGAGAGCTGCTAAGGATGGCTCTCATGAACAAGGTGGAAACCACATATCTGGCGGAGAACTGCTTTCCACCTTTAGCGATATAAATTATGCTGTGAATTCTTTATTGAAAAAGGGGTTAACTCATTCAAGGGGAAGACCGGATTTTATGCAGATTCAGTTTGAATGTATTAACGAGCCTATAAAACTAGTTCATCCCTTGAAAATCGAGACAAATGAAGTGGAATCAGCAGAAAAAGGGCAAGCATTAGCTAGGAAACTATTGCAGCAATTGGGGATACCGAGAAAAAGCATCGAAAAAGCGTATAAATTAATCACTGAAAATTCAGGAATGAGAGGGGCTATATTGTTTGATATTCATTTAGGCGAGCGAATTGATGATAGAAACGAAAAAGGCGTGCGTGTTTCTAGAATGGACTGGTTGGACGCTGATTTTGAAAAATGGGCTGACCACTTCGAAGTGCCACGAAGTCCAAAAGTAAAGGAGGCACTTGTACTAGCGGGAAAGGCAAGTAATCATCCAGCTACAATTGCAGAATTATGTTGGTCAGATGACCCTGATTATATAACAGGCTATGTAGCAAGTAAAAAGCTTGGCTATCAACGTATCACAAAGCTCAAAGAATTTGGGGATGAACGAGGCTGTCGAATCTTCTTTGTTGATTGCTTAGAAGCTCTGGATTCATACATACACTATCTAGAAAAACAGCCTGTTTTCATTCAATGGGAGGAATAG
- a CDS encoding cytochrome P450, with the protein MTNNLDPTIPFSLTSPEFIRNPYPFYDRLRSDNPIYWGNLLKYPGWYVTGYEEAIAILKDTRFKNRIPLPQTSKKYEHLKNLQNDMMLFKNQPDHMRLRMLVSRVFTTRVMEAYRPYIKEVANDLLNLVQNKKRMDIVSDFAFPLASLIIAKILGVPAEDRFQFREWSKTLIQTIDLTRSRQALANGNETTIKLLDYFRDLINKRKDNPQDDLISMLIKEEQEGDKLTDEELLATCILLVIAGHETTVNLISNSILILLNHPEQLIKLMEKPTLIETAVEEFLRYESPTQMTARIASEDIEINGTAIKKGEHVYVLLGAANRDAKKFIDANKIDITRNPNPHLAFGHGIHFCLGSSLARIEAQIAIQTLLQRLPNLSIAAPDLQWRKLIGFRSLAELLIIFE; encoded by the coding sequence ATGACAAACAATTTAGATCCAACGATACCATTTTCACTTACTTCTCCTGAGTTTATAAGAAACCCTTATCCCTTTTATGATAGATTGCGTTCCGATAATCCTATATATTGGGGGAATCTATTAAAATATCCTGGATGGTATGTAACCGGATATGAAGAGGCGATAGCGATTCTTAAAGATACCAGATTTAAAAACCGAATCCCTTTGCCTCAAACATCCAAAAAATATGAGCACCTTAAAAATCTGCAGAACGATATGATGCTTTTTAAAAATCAACCTGACCATATGCGATTACGTATGCTCGTTAGTAGAGTATTTACAACGAGAGTTATGGAAGCTTATCGACCTTATATAAAAGAAGTTGCAAATGACTTACTTAATCTGGTGCAGAATAAGAAAAGAATGGATATTGTTTCAGATTTTGCATTTCCGTTAGCAAGCCTCATTATAGCCAAAATATTAGGGGTGCCAGCAGAAGATCGATTTCAATTTAGAGAATGGTCTAAAACCTTAATCCAAACAATTGATCTTACTCGATCGAGACAGGCGTTAGCAAACGGTAACGAAACAACCATAAAATTACTAGACTATTTTAGAGATCTGATCAATAAGCGGAAAGATAACCCTCAAGATGATCTCATCAGCATGTTAATTAAGGAGGAGCAGGAGGGTGACAAATTAACTGACGAGGAATTGCTGGCAACATGTATTTTACTTGTGATTGCTGGACATGAGACAACGGTAAATCTCATTAGCAATTCGATCCTTATCCTATTGAACCACCCTGAGCAACTAATAAAGTTAATGGAGAAACCAACTCTTATTGAAACCGCAGTTGAGGAGTTTTTACGCTATGAGAGCCCAACACAGATGACAGCCAGGATTGCATCGGAAGACATTGAAATAAATGGAACTGCCATTAAAAAAGGTGAGCATGTTTATGTCCTTCTGGGTGCTGCCAATCGAGATGCGAAAAAATTCATTGATGCTAATAAGATCGATATCACTAGGAATCCAAATCCCCATCTTGCATTTGGACATGGCATTCATTTTTGTTTAGGTTCCTCATTGGCGCGTATAGAAGCACAAATTGCGATTCAAACACTGCTGCAACGATTACCTAACCTTTCAATTGCTGCCCCTGACTTACAATGGCGAAAACTTATTGGTTTTAGATCACTAGCAGAACTGCTAATTATTTTTGAGTAA
- a CDS encoding S41 family peptidase produces MNKQINNSMIRKKSDEMYRSVFNEIVDIMHNDYAGYKDKAGWDQPDFYLDQLVNIDDNGFIDLVQDYLLDFKDLHTGFNHNHNHKQKQDIGFTVRRFEDHLYITSSRKEERLKTGDKILALDGSGISEIAKKYEKKLQTVIHERQKWDSVMFQFQEAEIETKQGHKRILELSTYEPIPNDPEYSIQELEKDILYMKLTDFMNHDSISQLICNNEDRLSTYSYLIIDVRVNKGGSDLAYFDLLPYVFNGEKVDIRNFSNEIALTNCTERNVSLRLQMLQGALASIEDKETRHQIHIMIEELENHRGEGFVELNLSELEEDLIFETKPGPKKVIILSDVYCGSAGDSFVETCKHSSKVTVLGRPTLGMNDYANVAFKEWDNRFKLMYPTSKSSRVDEGKGMSGKGIQPDVYVPWTPLHLEQDVDLEKAIKECFKERI; encoded by the coding sequence ATGAATAAACAAATTAATAATAGTATGATCAGAAAAAAGAGTGATGAAATGTACCGAAGTGTGTTTAATGAAATTGTAGATATAATGCACAATGATTACGCGGGATATAAAGATAAGGCTGGTTGGGACCAACCCGACTTCTATTTAGACCAATTAGTTAATATAGATGACAATGGATTTATCGACCTCGTGCAAGACTATCTGTTGGATTTTAAGGATTTACATACTGGATTTAACCATAACCATAATCATAAACAGAAACAGGATATAGGATTTACTGTTAGAAGGTTTGAAGACCATCTTTATATCACTTCTTCAAGAAAAGAGGAACGACTAAAGACTGGTGATAAGATACTTGCTTTAGATGGAAGTGGAATCTCAGAAATAGCTAAGAAATATGAAAAGAAGCTTCAGACGGTTATACATGAAAGACAAAAGTGGGATTCTGTAATGTTTCAATTTCAAGAAGCAGAAATTGAAACGAAACAAGGACATAAACGAATCTTAGAACTAAGTACATACGAACCAATTCCAAATGATCCAGAATATTCAATTCAAGAGTTAGAGAAGGACATTCTATATATGAAGTTGACTGATTTTATGAATCATGATTCGATTAGTCAATTGATTTGTAATAATGAAGACAGACTTTCAACATATTCCTACTTGATTATAGACGTTCGGGTAAATAAAGGAGGCAGTGATCTCGCTTATTTTGATTTATTGCCTTATGTCTTTAATGGAGAAAAAGTTGACATACGTAATTTTTCAAATGAAATAGCTTTGACTAATTGTACAGAGAGAAATGTAAGTTTACGTCTTCAAATGCTTCAGGGTGCTTTGGCTTCGATTGAAGATAAAGAAACACGACATCAGATTCACATAATGATCGAAGAGTTAGAAAATCATCGGGGAGAAGGGTTTGTTGAACTTAATTTATCAGAATTAGAAGAGGACCTCATTTTTGAAACTAAACCAGGACCTAAGAAAGTGATAATCTTATCAGACGTATACTGTGGAAGTGCAGGGGATTCCTTTGTTGAAACCTGTAAGCATTCTTCGAAGGTAACTGTATTAGGACGCCCTACTTTAGGAATGAATGATTACGCAAATGTCGCTTTCAAAGAGTGGGATAATAGATTCAAACTTATGTACCCTACCTCAAAGTCATCTCGTGTTGATGAAGGAAAAGGGATGAGCGGAAAAGGTATACAGCCTGATGTCTATGTACCGTGGACCCCATTACATCTTGAACAAGACGTAGACCTGGAAAAAGCCATAAAAGAATGCTTTAAAGAAAGGATATAA
- a CDS encoding DUF3278 domain-containing protein has product MENSWLSKFLPKDEYKEKRILYFIAESSIILATMLFIFVLLNNYSLYGNSNTGTVALLSLGFIVAYILLRYILSGIEYTEVTTEKRYIKEKKAIINRSFIFLIILIIAYALIDGIPSNFTEIFPLFSSAFFIAVFMYFVSYTSLKRSFKKNKDILDD; this is encoded by the coding sequence ATGGAAAATTCATGGCTTTCTAAGTTTTTACCAAAGGATGAGTATAAGGAAAAAAGGATACTTTATTTTATTGCTGAATCTTCTATTATTCTTGCGACAATGCTTTTCATATTCGTATTACTTAATAACTACTCTCTTTATGGAAATTCAAATACCGGAACTGTAGCATTACTCTCTTTAGGATTTATAGTCGCTTATATTCTGCTAAGGTACATACTATCTGGCATCGAGTATACTGAAGTGACAACTGAAAAGAGATATATTAAAGAAAAAAAGGCAATTATAAATCGAAGTTTTATTTTCTTAATTATTCTAATTATTGCTTATGCCCTAATTGACGGCATTCCTTCTAACTTCACTGAAATATTCCCCCTGTTCAGTTCAGCTTTCTTTATAGCAGTATTTATGTATTTCGTAAGCTACACATCACTTAAGAGATCATTCAAAAAAAACAAAGATATACTTGATGATTGA
- a CDS encoding helix-turn-helix transcriptional regulator, producing MRNRIKVARVEKSLTQAQLARKVKVTRQTIGLIEKGEYNPTLRLCISIAKALDRTLDELFWEE from the coding sequence ATGAGAAATCGCATTAAGGTAGCAAGAGTTGAAAAATCTTTAACTCAAGCTCAATTAGCAAGAAAGGTCAAAGTTACTCGACAAACAATCGGTTTGATCGAAAAAGGAGAGTACAACCCAACTTTACGACTATGTATTTCTATTGCAAAGGCGTTAGACAGAACACTTGACGAACTATTTTGGGAGGAGTAA
- a CDS encoding helix-turn-helix transcriptional regulator has translation MENNIKELRKKMNLSQKELAKSCSVSRQTINAIENNKYDPTLQLAFQLASILETPLEQLFRYEGKHL, from the coding sequence ATGGAAAATAACATTAAAGAGCTTCGTAAGAAAATGAATTTATCCCAGAAGGAGCTTGCAAAGTCCTGTTCTGTTTCGCGTCAGACAATTAATGCCATTGAGAACAACAAGTATGACCCGACGCTTCAGCTTGCTTTTCAGCTTGCTTCCATTCTGGAAACACCACTGGAGCAATTATTTCGTTATGAAGGAAAACATCTCTAG
- a CDS encoding stage II sporulation protein M, with amino-acid sequence MREHTTTTLIFNRGSRRLIFGYFVLVALVYAGVFLSDIQLELLPTQELIKHVDWYAIFIQNTSSAFLIILLGLLSFGTVSSAVALYNLYLLSLAVYIAYLHSGSMTYTLLVILTHGIVEIIAIVLSYYLSTISLRLLINKLYQKQIFYIQSLRQFMWYLLFIVGLFLLAALLEAYLTPTVVSLILE; translated from the coding sequence ATGAGAGAACACACAACGACAACGCTCATTTTTAATCGAGGTTCCAGGAGGCTAATCTTCGGCTACTTCGTCCTAGTAGCGCTTGTCTACGCAGGTGTCTTTCTTAGCGACATTCAACTTGAGCTTCTCCCAACTCAGGAGTTAATCAAACATGTGGACTGGTACGCCATCTTTATACAAAACACTTCTTCTGCTTTCCTTATTATTTTACTTGGTCTCTTAAGTTTCGGGACTGTGTCATCTGCCGTTGCCCTGTATAACTTGTATCTACTTTCTTTAGCCGTCTATATAGCATATTTGCACAGCGGATCAATGACCTATACCCTCCTTGTGATATTGACACATGGCATTGTTGAGATTATAGCTATAGTTCTGAGCTATTATTTATCAACAATAAGCCTTAGGCTACTTATTAATAAGCTTTATCAAAAACAAATTTTCTACATTCAAAGCTTAAGACAATTCATGTGGTATCTACTTTTTATTGTAGGGTTGTTTTTATTAGCTGCCTTGCTTGAAGCTTATCTAACGCCTACAGTCGTAAGTCTGATTCTGGAGTGA
- a CDS encoding ABC transporter ATP-binding protein, translating to MITIKEIKKTYQSEVLKGVDFSLGREKVYCLLGRNGSGKTTLMKLMAGILDYDSGAIQIDGDLRHEEAFHYVSEHPVFLEYLSGFENLKFVMRLHRLSLSENELRSFVDKQGISGFADDLVVNYSQGMKHQLSLAIAFLIEPEVLLLDEPLVSLDPINIVEMHKRLKDYAQKGRIVFISTHMLPIAHRLGDVILLLKDGKVKQVNNEFTEKELETFVLDEI from the coding sequence ATGATTACCATTAAAGAAATTAAGAAAACCTATCAATCCGAGGTATTAAAGGGAGTTGACTTTTCACTGGGGCGAGAGAAGGTCTACTGTTTGCTTGGAAGAAATGGGTCAGGGAAAACAACGTTAATGAAGCTGATGGCTGGTATTCTCGATTACGATAGTGGTGCCATTCAAATAGATGGAGACCTTAGACATGAAGAGGCTTTTCATTATGTATCAGAGCACCCGGTATTCCTGGAATATTTATCTGGATTCGAAAACCTGAAATTCGTGATGAGACTTCACCGATTATCTCTTTCAGAAAATGAGTTAAGAAGTTTTGTTGATAAGCAGGGGATTTCAGGATTTGCAGATGACCTCGTTGTGAACTATTCACAGGGCATGAAGCATCAGCTTTCATTAGCGATTGCATTTCTCATTGAGCCAGAGGTGCTCCTTCTCGATGAACCGCTTGTATCACTTGATCCAATTAACATTGTTGAAATGCATAAACGTCTTAAAGACTATGCCCAGAAGGGAAGGATCGTCTTTATCTCAACCCATATGCTTCCTATTGCACATAGATTAGGAGATGTCATTCTTCTATTAAAAGATGGCAAAGTGAAGCAGGTGAACAACGAATTTACTGAAAAAGAACTTGAAACATTCGTATTGGATGAAATCTAA
- a CDS encoding DUF6895 family protein encodes MKNDVQFNQLEFQDLKKYATSSIDWIDRNLERFSPIRTGDFNNSDLKSFAELTLVYALLEEWNDLHIDNHLSKWRNFILKHCEEQSYAQMVRKSPRSAFLYLLPYLMLRSTGYRSTYYEDTLDYIQRWGYFESIELVPYRSLDLQYMCWKSGYFNHEPDWYKLYRSTVLGRFRSPLSLDNDAAYSVTHTLFYLTDFGNRNTPIAASEIDHVTKLIEYLLIHYWRVGHWDLMGELLINLNCLGRNDSFIYAKASQAFQEAWRNDGGIPGMRLERDLDREDDEEETFQNCYHTTLVGVLYCATSMNSMRKEKRGDI; translated from the coding sequence TTGAAAAATGATGTTCAATTTAACCAATTGGAATTTCAGGATTTAAAAAAATATGCGACTAGTAGTATAGACTGGATAGACCGGAATCTAGAACGGTTTTCTCCAATCAGAACTGGAGATTTTAATAATTCAGACTTAAAATCGTTTGCTGAGTTAACACTCGTTTATGCACTTCTAGAAGAATGGAATGACCTGCATATCGATAACCATTTATCTAAATGGCGTAACTTTATCTTGAAACACTGTGAAGAACAGTCCTATGCACAAATGGTACGTAAGAGTCCAAGGAGTGCCTTTCTCTATTTATTACCTTATTTAATGTTACGTTCCACAGGTTACCGTTCTACATATTACGAAGATACTTTAGATTATATTCAACGTTGGGGATATTTTGAGTCTATAGAGCTAGTTCCTTACCGGTCTCTAGATCTACAGTATATGTGCTGGAAATCAGGTTATTTTAACCACGAACCTGATTGGTACAAGCTTTATCGGTCGACAGTGTTAGGACGCTTCCGCAGCCCCCTATCCTTGGATAATGATGCCGCTTACTCTGTTACACATACTTTGTTTTACTTAACAGACTTTGGAAATAGAAATACTCCCATTGCAGCATCCGAAATAGACCACGTTACTAAGCTAATTGAGTACCTTTTGATACACTATTGGAGAGTAGGGCACTGGGACTTGATGGGAGAGTTATTGATTAATCTAAATTGTCTAGGACGCAATGATTCTTTTATTTATGCAAAAGCATCACAAGCCTTCCAAGAAGCTTGGAGAAACGATGGGGGGATTCCTGGCATGAGATTAGAACGAGATCTCGATAGAGAAGATGACGAGGAGGAGACCTTTCAAAATTGTTACCATACAACACTTGTTGGGGTACTGTATTGTGCTACTTCAATGAATAGTATGAGGAAAGAAAAAAGGGGAGATATTTAA